A window of Candidatus Effluviviaceae Genus V sp. genomic DNA:
GCACGACGAGCGGACGGGATTCGGCGCCGGCGCGCTCAGAGCGAGGCGGGCGTCGTCCTGCACGGTCACGGCTCCGCTGGTCGCGATGACCTCCTCCGAGCCGTCGGTCCGCACCGCCACCAGTCTGTAGCGAAGCTCGCAACCGGCCCGCGGGCTCTCGTCCACGAAGACGCCCGGCGTCACGGGCTGCAGCAATCCTCCCGGCAGTCTCTCGAATGTCCCGCCACCGGTGGAGCGCTCGATCGAGAGTCTCTCGATGCCGTGAAGCGACGGCAGCGTCCAGCGAAGTGTCACCTGTCCCTCGCCGTCGGCCACCGCGTAGAACGCGCTCTCCACCGGCGTGTCCTCAGGGAGGTTGAGCCGCCCGTACCCGTAGGTGTTATCGGCGCCCGGTGCGCCCATGTCGATCGCCTGATCGAGCAGGTAGGTGCGGACCTCGCCGGCGGTGTCGAGTTCGGGGACGGCCGACCACACGACCGCCGCAGCGCCGGCCACGTGCGGCGTCGCCGACGACGTCCCGACCCACCCGTTCCAGGTGAACCCGGCGCAGCTGTCGGGGCCCGCGATCTCGGGTTTCAGCCGCCCGTCGTTGGTCGGACCCCTCGAGCTGAAGTACGCGACCGGCCCCGTGTACCAGTTCTCGCTGTGGATGGCACCGACGGCCAGCGCTCCCGTTGCGTCGGCCGGCGCGCAGACACTGCCCTCGACGTCGTAGATGCCGTAGCCCTTGAGCATCTCGGTGAGTCGATAGCCCTCCGCGCAGATGAGGTCGTATGTGCAGTCCTTCGTGGTGTCCCACTCCTGGAAGAAGATGTAGTAGTAGCCGCCCTCCGGAACGTTGTAGATGATCTCCTCCTCGGGCATCCCGGGGTTCTGGTAGTCGGCGCCTGCGGCCACAACGACACCCTCGTCGTCGGTCAGATAGAGATCGTAGTCGTCGTAGGTCGAAGGGTACCCCTCCCAGACGATGCAGAGCCGGAACTGCTCCCCCGGCAGGAGGAACACACGAAGGTTCTCGAGCGGCTCCCTCTGGCCGGGCGGGGCCGGGGCGAACTCGTGCCAGCTGTTGCTGTTCGTATCGGTGAACGTCCCCTCCTCGTGGTCGAGCGCGCGGTTGCTTGCGCCGTTGACCCAGAGGATACCATTGGCGTATGCGTCGTTCACGACGTCACACGGCCACCCCCGTCCGTCCATCGGCCAGCCGTAGTAGCTCATCGACATGCTGACGATCTCGACTCCGCGGGCGACGCAGGTGTCCTTCGCCGCCTCGCAGGTGGTCAGTGTCGGCGCGAGCATCAGGTAGATCTGCGCTCCGGGGGCCATGTCGTAGACGTTCTCGGCGCACGCCGTGCCGTGCGCGTCGCCGTTCTCGATGACGCCGCTTCCCGTGAAGTCCCAGGCGTACATCCCGCCCGGAAGCTCGCCCGCGGCGATAGCGTCATA
This region includes:
- a CDS encoding S8 family serine peptidase — translated: MVTRRAPARLKGLFPRGSMMRSPSAFRVLVSVVLMFALVCCASAAGGDTGPPPPVLTQNLKPLNPKLTTALDRAEQLCLSRGMSAVEEFAALRGLELTDGQVAVTVFLEEGRTTDTVDMAAIRGLGAAVRVQSRHLLDLDVPVGRLSDLTRVDGVLRVTSLERAYPTDHQVLTTDAVRDGRPVTSEGVHLSGADWWHGQGHYGAGKTVAVIDGGFEGVYDAIAAGELPGGMYAWDFTGSGVIENGDAHGTACAENVYDMAPGAQIYLMLAPTLTTCEAAKDTCVARGVEIVSMSMSYYGWPMDGRGWPCDVVNDAYANGILWVNGASNRALDHEEGTFTDTNSNSWHEFAPAPPGQREPLENLRVFLLPGEQFRLCIVWEGYPSTYDDYDLYLTDDEGVVVAAGADYQNPGMPEEEIIYNVPEGGYYYIFFQEWDTTKDCTYDLICAEGYRLTEMLKGYGIYDVEGSVCAPADATGALAVGAIHSENWYTGPVAYFSSRGPTNDGRLKPEIAGPDSCAGFTWNGWVGTSSATPHVAGAAAVVWSAVPELDTAGEVRTYLLDQAIDMGAPGADNTYGYGRLNLPEDTPVESAFYAVADGEGQVTLRWTLPSLHGIERLSIERSTGGGTFERLPGGLLQPVTPGVFVDESPRAGCELRYRLVAVRTDGSEEVIATSGAVTVQDDARLALSAPAPNPVRSSC